Within the Prochlorococcus sp. MIT 1300 genome, the region ACCTTCTAACCTGCCTGATAGAAGAGGAATCCCCACAAACCATTTACGGGAACCTTGTCTATGCCATCCAAGATAGTCTTCTAGTTTATCTTTTGGTTCAGGCCTTAGTGGTTTTATTTCATGTTTAAAGTAACTTTTCTGGAGCTCATTCTTAAACCATTCAATTCCTTGGTCGTGAAGCAAATATTTCATGCGAGCATGCCGTCTGGTTTTGCGGTCTCCGTAATCTCTTTGAAGTGCCAATATTGACTGTACTAGTTCTAAAATATAATTTCCAGGTATATAACCAAGAGGATCAGCTGCCCTAGCAAAAGTTTCGTCATTATTATGGGTTCTTCCCATGCCTCCGCCTACGTAAACGTTGCATCCTTTTAGTAGACCTTTTGAATCAGTAAAGGCTACCAGGCCTACATCATTTGTGAGCAAGTCAACAGAGTTATCTCCTGGGACTGTAACTGCACATTTGAATTTACGTGGCATATAGGTAGCGCCATATAGCGGTTCGTTTTTGTCTCCACTAAAGACTCCTTTCTCATATTGTTTGGCACGGGCTTTTTTGACTTGAATGTTGGGTCGTATTTGATAAGTAAGATCTCCATCTACCCAAAGATCCAAATAGGATGTCTCAGCTTGTTTAGGTGATAAAAGATCAGCAATTTGATTGGCAAGCTCTCGCGCTGCAGGATAGGAACCTTTTTCATAAGGAGCTGCAGGAGCCATAACATTGCGAGTGATATCTCCACAGGCCGCGAGGGTTGAACCCATTGACACAAGGATTTTGCCAATTACTTGTTTAAGATTTGCTTTGCTAACACCATGCATTTGAAATGCTTGGCGCGTTGTCGCACGAAGAGTCCCATTACCTAAGGCGTTAGAGAGATTATCTAGTTCAACAAATAATGATGCAGGAATCCTCCCTCCAGGACTCCTAAGCCGGAGCATCATCTGCCAGTCCTTCCCTAGGCCTTTTTTGCGGTTATCTCGATTGTCTTGTTGATAACTACCGTGAAACTTCAGCAGCTGCAGGGCGTCATTTGAGAAATGGTCACTTTTTGCCGATAGTTCCGAGGCAAGGGGCTCTTGTAGATAGCCACTTTTTTCCTTGAACTCCTCGAACTTACTTGTTCCGGAACCAGTTGCTATGCAAGGTGAGAATCTTGTCTCTACCTTTTTGTCCAATGCTGTGTCCCCTGCGGTCACGGCGTCATTATTTTTCTATTACACGGTAGCGAAGTTCACAGCACTTTTTACCAATCGATTTATATACAGTGTCAACCAGATGCCCTTGGCAGACTTGTCGACCTTTTTGCTTGAGATCGGTACTGAGGAATTGCCAGCAGATTTCGTAAGACTTGCACCCCCTCAGCTGGAAAAGTTGGTTAGTCAACACTTTGAACAGCGGAGGCTTGGTTACGGAAAAATTCTTTCAACGGCGACTCCTAGGCGAATTGTCTTATTAGTCGATGATTTGGCTTCAAAGGCTGAGGACTTTGAAGAGGAGAGAAAAGGGCCTCCAGCGAGTACGGCCTTTGTGAATGGTTCTCCAACTGCTGCTGCAATTGGGTTCGCAAAGCGATTTGGCTTAGAAGTCAATGATCTAGAAGTGCGAGAAACTGCAAAAGGGGCCTTCGTTTTTGCAAAGGTTATTGAACAGGGGGTTTCTGCGAATGAATTGCTCGCTGAAATTATTCCTAATTTGATAGCGGCTCTACAGGGGAAGCGATTTATGCGTTGGGGTACTGGTGAAAGACGTTTCTCTAGACCGATTCGCTGGTTGGTTTCTCTTTTAGACAGTGAAGTAGTTCCTGTGTGCCTTGATGGCGGTGACCCTAAAGTTCTTGCGGGTAAAAGCAGCAGAGGCCATAGACTTCACAAACGCATAGTAAATATCGAATCAGCAAGTTCATATTTGGATTCTCTTTTACATGCAGGTGTAATGGTTGAAAGGACTGAGCGCAATCAATTTATTAAAGGAGAAATTGAAAAGTCAGCCGAAAAACTCAATGCTATTGCGGATGTTCCACAAACATTACTAGATGAACTAACTGATTTAGTTGAGTCGCCAGACCTTATAGAAGGTGAAGTGGATGATTCTTTCTTGGACTTGCCAGCAGAAGTTCTTAGTACCGTAATGCGACTTCATCAGCGTTATATACCTCTTTATAAAAAAAATGCATCTAAAGATTCACTTGAACTTCAGGCAAGAAACGATCTTCTCCCCCGTTTTATTTGTATTGGCAATGGATTGAAGGAATCAAGACCTAGTATTAAGCGAGGTAATGAGAGAGTCCTTAAGGCAAGGCTTGCTGATGCGGAATTCTTTGTTCAAGCTGACAGAGCAGTTAAAAGCTCGATCAGATGTGAGCAACTGGCTCAGGTTACCTTTGCCGATGGCCTTGGTTCAGTGCTTGATAGGGTTCATCGACTGGAATGGGTAGCTCAGTTGTGCCTGAGTCATTTAACACTTGCTAACTCTGTCTCTGAAAATGTACTCCGAGCAGCGAGTCTTTCAAAACATGATTTAGTTAGTCAGATAGTTGGAGAATTCCCAGAACTACAAGGGATTATGGGCGCTAAATATTTAATTGCTGAGGAAGAGTCAAGAGAAGTTGCTCTTGCTGTTTCAGAACAATATCTTCCAAGAGGAGCAGGTGATCTTCTGCCTGAGTCTGAGGCTGGGGCTGTTTTAGCTTTAGTAGATAGATTGGAGCTTTTGATAAGCATCTATTCAAAAGGAGAGCGACCAAGTGGGTCTTCTGATCCTTATGGCTTGAGACGAGCTGGAAATGGGATTTTGCAGATTTTGTGGTCAAGAGGATTAAAACTAAATCTTTATGAGGTTTGTCAACTGGCTACAATTCATTGGTCAAAACTTTTCCCTGATTTTAGTATTGATCATTCTTCATTGTTTATTGATATTGGAGAATTTTTTCAGCAAAGAATTAGTACTTTATTGGAGGAGGCTGGGGTTGATATTGATATTGCTCAAGCAGTTTCAGGGAAAGGAACCTCGATAAAAAGATTGCTTTCTGACCCATCAGACTGCAGAACAAGAGCTAATCTCCTGACAGACATGAGAAGAACTGGTGAGTTGATTAAGCTTCAAGCTGTGGTAACTCGAGCATCAAGATTGGCAGAGAAAGGTGATCTTACTCTTGATATATTGAGTGCATCAGGGGTAGTAAATCCTAGTCTATTCGAGAAGAAGAGTGAGCATCAGATGCTTTCTGTAATCAATAGTCTTGAACCTATAGCAGTAGGAAAACTCGAGTCTGGCTATAAACAATTGGCTGATGGTTTGCAGTCAAGTACAGAAGCTCTTTCGTGTTTCTTTGATGGTGATCAAAGTGTAATGGTAATGACTGAAAACTTGGAAGTTCGTAAGAACCGCTTGAACATGTTAGGTGTGCTAAGAAATCAGGCCAGGCTTTTGGCGGATTTCAGTCAAATAGTTGGTTAACTTTATTGGTAAGATTTTTTGGTTAATTATAGACCTGTAAAAACTTGCTTTACTTAGAGCTTTTTCTCGCTCCTACTTTAATACCGCCTTTAATTGTGCTTACTTTTAACATAGCAGTTACTTCTTCTTCATTGCGCACGGCACTCGGTACTGGTTTGTAGCGCGCCGGTGCAAGTGCTCTGCCACGAAGTACTGAACCGAAGGTAAGGAAAGTAAGTTTAATTTGCTGCCAGGGATTCATAGCAACTACACGCTTATATAAGTAACTGTCAAAAGTTAACCTCTGAACATCTTTGTCATCACACATCTCTACAAAAGCTTCTCTAGCAGAATCGCTTGTATAGAAAATATTTTGCAGTATTTCTAGGACTTTATATGTAGTGCCATATTTCTTGTCCCACTTTTTGAGATATTTTTTTAGTTCTCCTTCGCTGGGCACTATCTTGCCACCCTGGCTCGATTCAACAACTTGCTCTGCGCACATTCTCCCACTCTTCGCTGCAAAATATATCCCTTCGCCTGAACTTTTGGTTACGTATCCAGCCGCATCACCAACTAATGCCATTCGTCCTACTACTCTCCTTGGGCGTGGATGTTCGGGAATTGGATGGGCCTCTACCTTGATTACTTCGCCATTAACAAGTCTTTTTTTCGCTCTTTCCCGAACCCCTTCTTGAAGACTTTTAATGAGCGATTGGTTTTCTTGCATCGTTCCAGTACCAACAGCTACGTGATCATATTTTGGGAAAACCCAACCATAGAAATCAGGAGACACATCAGTGCCAACATACATTTCTGCCAGGTTTTCGTAATAACTCATTTCTTTTTCAGGAAGCTTTATTCTCTCTTGAAAAGCTATTGCGACGTTGTAGTCACCAGCATCCATTGCCTTCGCAACACGACTATTTGCACCATCGGCACCAATTAATAGATCAACTTCTAGAGTTTTGGTTTCACCAGTGGCATCACCATTTGAATAGTCAGAATAAGTAAGTGTGTATGGCCCTTGGCGCTGTGCTCCAGTGTCAATTTTGGTAACTAGGCCATTGATTAATGTCGCTCCTAGCTCTGCTGCACGATTTCTCATAAACGCATCCATTACTTCCCTGCGGCACATTCCTATGTATTCGTTCTCTTCTTGAGTGCCATAAACAGTGTCTAGGCTTATGTCCACTTCACGATTTGAAGGTGAAATCATGCGCATATTCCGAACTTTGCGATCAATAATTTCTTCTGGTAAATCAAATTCTGAAACCATACACAGTGGAATTGCTCCTCCACAGGGCTTGGCATTGTCAAGTTTTCGCTCAAAGATCCAGGTTTTTATGCCTGCTTTAGCCAAAGTTTCTGCGGCGCAGGACCCACTAGGACCACCCCCAATCACGGCAACACGCAACATTCTTTAGGACCACAATCTTGATTGTGTTTTGAAAGCTAACACTGCGAGAAACATTCATGCAGATTGAATTGCCTTAGACCGTTACGATCGACACATCTAATGCATCAATTCTGTGGCTCGAGCTAGCACCGCTCAGAGCATCAAGAGGGATGAAATCCCTCTCGCAAAACGTTCAAGTTCCAGGCGCTGGAGAGGACTTTCTCAGTTGTGGCTCTTGGTACTGATGGCCTTCAGCGTGGGAGGAATCGTTTTTACAGCTTCTTTACAAAAAGGCTTTGTCCTTTTCGGTAACACACAAAAAAATACAAACACAACGGCTAAGGAGCTGGTTGAAGATCGACGATTACGAGGACACTTCCCCTATGCAGAAGTTGACTCTTCTTTACTAACTGAGATATCGCCGGGCCTTTCTGTTCATATTGATACAGCTAAGGCATTAAGGAATATGCGTAATGCCGCATCAGCAGCAGGAGTAAACCTGACCCTATTAAGTGCCTACCGGTCTCATGAATTGCAGAGACAAATCTTTTTTGAAATTAAATCTGAGAGGAATCAAACAGCCACTGAAAGAGCAACAGTATCAGCTCCTCCAGGGCACTCCGAGCACAGTACCGGCTATGCGATTGATCTTGGTGACGCAACTCGACCCGAGACGCATTTTGAGACTACGTTTGAAACCACTGAGGCTTTTCGTTGGCTTAGAAACAATGCGGCTAAATATCACTTCATAATGTCCTTCCCTAGGAACAACCCCCATAAGGTGAGCTATGAACCCTGGCATTGGAGGTTTGAGGGGACTGCGGCAGCGCTCCGAGAATTTGAGGAAGCCAATAGATTTACTCCTTGAATACAAGCTCTTTGCTTGTAAAAGCTAACTATCCTTTCGTAATCAACATAAAGGGTTTGAAAGGCTCATTTTGTACGCTACGTATCTGAATCTTTTCATGGCTATTTAATTCCATGCTGATATAGCCTGCTACAGCTACGCCAAAGTCGCTGTCTTTTAATTTCAATGTTGCTAATCAGATGAGCGTCCAGACCCAATCGATTCGCAACATCGCGATCATTGCCCATGTTGACCATGGCAAAACAACACTAGTTGATGCATTGCTTTCACAGTCGGGTATTTTTCGCGATAACGAGGCGGTCCCCACATGTGTGATGGATTCCAATGACTTGGAACGAGAGCGGGGCATAACCATCCTTTCAAAAAACACTGCGGTTACCTACAAGGGAACAAAAATAAATATTGTTGATACACCAGGCCATGCCGACTTCGGGGGCGAAGTCGAGCGTGTTCTTGGGATGGTTGATGGATGTCTATTAATTGTAGATGCCAATGAAGGCCCAATGCCCCAGACACGTTTTGTACTAAAAAAGGCTCTTGAGCAAGGCCTTAGGCCAATAGTATTTGTCAATAAGATTGATAGAGCTCGCGTAGAGCCAGAAACAGCAGTTGATAAGGTCCTTGATCTTTTTTTAGAGCTTGGAGCAGATGATGATCAGTGTGATTTTCAATATTTGTTTGGTAGTGGCTTAGGTGGTTTTGCACAGCCAGATATGAAAACGAAGAGTGAAGATATGCAACCTCTTCTTGATGCAATCCTTCGACATGTGCCGCCCCCGGTTGGAGATCAGACTAAGCCATTGCAGATTCAAATAACAACATTAGACTATTCAGATTTTTTGGGGAGAATTATTATTGGTAGAGTTCATAATGGAATGATTAAAAGTGGGCAAAATGCCTGTCTAATTAAAGAAAAAGGCACTATTAAGAAAGGACGGATTAGTAAATTATTGGGGTTTGAAGGGTTGCAGCGAATTGAAATAGAACAGGCTTTCGCAGGAGACTTGGTTGCTTTAGCAGGTTTTGATGATGTGAATATTGGAGAGACAATTGCATGCCCTGATGAGCCTAAGGCTTTGCCTTTGATTAAGGTTGATGAGCCAACCTTGCAAATGACTTTTGTTGTTAACGACTCTCCTTTCGCAGGGAAGGAAGGAAAGTTTGTAACTAGTCGACAACTGCGAGATCGCTTGAAGAAAGAATTACTTACAAATGTTGCATTACGAGTAGATGAAACTGATTCTCCAGATCGATTTGCAGTGAGTGGTAGAGGTGAGTTGCATTTAGGTATTTTAATCGAAACAATGCGTCGAGAAGGATTTGAGTTTCAGGTCTCTCAACCACAGGTGATTTTTAGAACGATTGATGGAACTCCTTGCGAACCAGTTGAGACACTTGTTATGGATGTACCAGAGCAGGCTGTAGGAGCTTGTATTGAAAAACTAGGTGTTAGACGTGGTGAAATGCAGAATATGGAGGCAGGAGGTGATGGAAGGACTCAATTGGAGTTTGTTGTTCCATCTAGAGGCTTAATTGGCTTTAGAGGAGAATTTGTAAGGGCGACTAGAGGAGAAGGGATTATGAGCCATTCCTTTTTTGACTATCGTCCAATGATTGGAGAGTTTGAAACGCGGCGTAATGGAGTTTTGATTTCCTTTGAAGAAGGGACAGCAACTTTTTACGCACTAAAGAATGCTGAAGATCGAGGACAATTTTTTATCAAGCCAGGTGTTAAAGTTTACAAAGGAATGATTATTGGGGAAAATAATAGGCCTCAAGATCTTGAGATTAATGTATGTAAGACCAAGCAATTAACTAATATGCGTTCAGCTGGGGCAGAAGAATTAGATACTTTACAGTCACCAATTGAGATCACTTTAGAAAGAGCTTTGGAGTATATAGGACCAGATGAAATGCTTGAAGTTACTCCACAATCAATTCGCTTGAGAAAGCTACCCTCTAAGAGGATGGCCAAACGTTAATGAATACATTTTCTGACGAAAAACCTCCCCTTATAGAAGACCCACGCTTTTTGAAGGCTGTGGATTTGTTTAACCAAAAAGACTGGTATTCCTCTCATGACTTTTTTGAGGAAATTTGGCATGAGTCGCATGGCCCTGAGAGGATTACAATACAGGGTATTTTGCAGGTTGCTGTAGCACAATTACATCTCGAAAGCGGCAACAAGAATGGAGCGACGATTTTGTACGGAGAAGGTTTAGGTAGGCTCAGGATGAATAAATCTATAGACCTAGGTATTGATCTGGAAAGTTTTTGTATTTCAGTTAATCAGAGACTTTCTCTCCTACAAAGTGGTGCCTCTATAGATGAGTCGCCGGTTCCTTCTTTGAAAATTAGAGCTGCAAAGGATTAACGGGTTGGCTGATCTTCCTCCCTTCCTCCCTAAGGAAATGTTTTCTGCCAATGAAGTCCTTTTTGTTATTATCTCTTTATGTTCATGGCTATAGCCTTATCAAGTTACGTTGTTTTCGGTTGGAAATCTAAATTATATGGGATTAAATGCTATAAAGGTTGTCTATTTCGCTATGAATTTAATTCATTTCTAGAAAAGCAACTTTTACCTATTCGTAGAGATCTAATCAAACCATTTCAGGAATGAAATTATTATGAGTCTCTTGCTTAATAAAGTGGCCCTAGAGATTGCTGGGAGACCTTTGGTTAAGGATATATCATTGGAAATTAAACCTGGCGAAGTTGTTGGTTTGCTAGGTCCAAACGGAGCAGGCAAGACAACCACTTTTAATTTGATCATCGGTTTGCTTCGACCAGACAAGGGTGAGGTTTTGTTAGATGGGGCTGAAGTTTCTAATTTGTCAATGCCAAACAGGGCCCGCATGGGAGTTGGTTATTTGCCTCAAGAGCCAAGTGTCTTTAGGCAGTTGACTGTTCGTCAGAATTTAGAGGTTGCTCTTGCTCAAAGTGGTTTGAGTGGGCTCATGTCTAGAGGTTTGAGAGACCAGTTGATAGAAGATTTTCATCTATCGCCATTTATGAATCGATTCGGGTATCAGCTTTCCGGTGGCGAACGACGACGTTGTGAGGTGGCAAGAGCTTTAGCTGTAGGAACAGAAGGTCCTAAGTATTTATTGCTTGACGAGCCATTCGCTGGAGTTGACCCGATGGCGGTGGCAGATCTTCAGGGCCTTATTCAATCACTACGTAGTAGGGGAATGGGGATTTTGGTGACTGATCATAATGTTAGAGAAACTCTTGCAATTACAGATCGTTCTTACATATTAAATGAGGGTGGGATCCTTTCTTCGGGTAGATCTCAGAATGTGGCAAACGATCCATTGGTACGTCGTCATTATCTTGGGGAGGACTTTAGGCTTTGAAGATATTGACCTTTACTGAGCTTGAAGAAATTCTTCAGGTAACTTTCATAAGGTTTAAACACTTTCTTTCTATTAATTTGCAAAGGATACCTTTAATTGATAGGTGGCTTTTTGGAGAGTTATTCCCACCATTATTTTTTGCCGTTTCGGCCTTTACTACTGTATCCCTTTCAGTGGGAGTAATGTTTGACCTAGTGAGAAAGATTGTTGAATCTGGCCTCCCCTTAAATGTTGCTGTTCAGGTCTTAATACTCAAATTGCCAGGTTTTTTAGTCATTTCATTTCCTATGGCAATGCTTATGGCAACTTTGTTGGCATATAGCCGTCTTTCTGCAAATAGCGAGCTTAAAGCTTTACGTAGTTTAGGGGTAAAAACTCGAAGGATGATAGCTCCTGCTTTGGTTTTGGCATTTTTAATGACAGGCCTTACATTTATCTTTAATGATGTAATTGTGCCTAATGCAAATCGAACTGCTGAAGTAACCCTAAAGAGTGCTCTAGGTAAATCCATTTCAATGGAAAAAGGAGATGACATTATTTATTCTCGATTTGGCAATATTGTTAGTTCTCAACCTGATAAACGCAAAAAGGGACTCGCTCAGTTGTTTTATGCAAAAGAATTTAGAGGTAGCCAAATGAAAGGAGTAACTGTTCTCGATTTTTCAAGACTTGGTTATACCCAAATGCTTGTTGCTAATACAGCTATTTGGAATGAAAGTGAGGCAAAGTGGGAATTTACTGATGGGCAAATTCTTACTCTTGCTCCTAATGGAACAACTACTACTGTTGGCTTTGATAGTTATTTATATCCTATGGGGACAGGCCCTAGACAAGTCGCTCAGCTGCCTAAAAGTGCAAACGATATGACTGTTGCCCAGGCCATAAGAGCAGAACGCTTGTATCAGGAGTCAGGAAATCGAAAACAAGCAAGGAAAATGAAAGTACGAATTCAAGAGAAGTTCACACTGCCCATGGCTTGTTTGGTTTTTGGTCTTATTGGAAGCAGCTTGGGAGCCAAGCCAAATACACGTACCAGCCGAAGCCAGGGCTTTGGAATAAGTGTTGTTCTGATATTGGTTTATTACGTATTGAGCTTTGGATTTAGCTCTTTGGGAGTTAAGGGAACCCTAATTCCATTTGTTGCAGCTTGGTCACCTGTGTTTATATCCCTTTTTGGTGGTTGTGTTTTGCTTAGGCAAGCAAGTCGCTAAAACTGAATATCAGACTTTTGTCAATCCCTTTCGCTTTGGGAGATTGTTATGAACTCTTTGGACTTGGCATCTGTGGTTGGTGATCCGGTGATTGCGTTGGGACTTGTAGCATTTGCAGTCCTTTTGCTGGCATTACCTTTTGCTTTTTGGGCTGTTGGAGGAAGTCAGAGTTCCTCTGTGGTAAGAGTTTTGATCGCTCTCGCGAACATGGCATTAACTACTCAATTAACTCTTAGATGGTGGCAATCAGGTCATTTCCCAATCAGCAACTTATATGAATCTCTTTGTTTTCTGGCTTGGGCTTGCACTCTTACACAGCTGCTGGTTGAACGTAATTGGCCTTCTCCAATAGTTTCTGCAGCTTCTACTCCAATGGCATTAATAGCAGTGGCCTTTGCGAGTTTTGCTTTGCCTGACCGCCTACAGGAAGCATCGCCGCTAGTACCTGCCCTTAGATCTAGTTGGCTTGTCATGCATGTGAGTGTAATTATGTGTAGTTATGCGGCATTATTAATTGGCTCATTGCTTTCTACCGCTGTTTTATTTACGGATAGAGGAGAGTTTCTTCAATTAAGAGGTAGTTCTATAGGGACAG harbors:
- the glyS gene encoding glycine--tRNA ligase subunit beta yields the protein MPLADLSTFLLEIGTEELPADFVRLAPPQLEKLVSQHFEQRRLGYGKILSTATPRRIVLLVDDLASKAEDFEEERKGPPASTAFVNGSPTAAAIGFAKRFGLEVNDLEVRETAKGAFVFAKVIEQGVSANELLAEIIPNLIAALQGKRFMRWGTGERRFSRPIRWLVSLLDSEVVPVCLDGGDPKVLAGKSSRGHRLHKRIVNIESASSYLDSLLHAGVMVERTERNQFIKGEIEKSAEKLNAIADVPQTLLDELTDLVESPDLIEGEVDDSFLDLPAEVLSTVMRLHQRYIPLYKKNASKDSLELQARNDLLPRFICIGNGLKESRPSIKRGNERVLKARLADAEFFVQADRAVKSSIRCEQLAQVTFADGLGSVLDRVHRLEWVAQLCLSHLTLANSVSENVLRAASLSKHDLVSQIVGEFPELQGIMGAKYLIAEEESREVALAVSEQYLPRGAGDLLPESEAGAVLALVDRLELLISIYSKGERPSGSSDPYGLRRAGNGILQILWSRGLKLNLYEVCQLATIHWSKLFPDFSIDHSSLFIDIGEFFQQRISTLLEEAGVDIDIAQAVSGKGTSIKRLLSDPSDCRTRANLLTDMRRTGELIKLQAVVTRASRLAEKGDLTLDILSASGVVNPSLFEKKSEHQMLSVINSLEPIAVGKLESGYKQLADGLQSSTEALSCFFDGDQSVMVMTENLEVRKNRLNMLGVLRNQARLLADFSQIVG
- a CDS encoding LptF/LptG family permease yields the protein MRFKHFLSINLQRIPLIDRWLFGELFPPLFFAVSAFTTVSLSVGVMFDLVRKIVESGLPLNVAVQVLILKLPGFLVISFPMAMLMATLLAYSRLSANSELKALRSLGVKTRRMIAPALVLAFLMTGLTFIFNDVIVPNANRTAEVTLKSALGKSISMEKGDDIIYSRFGNIVSSQPDKRKKGLAQLFYAKEFRGSQMKGVTVLDFSRLGYTQMLVANTAIWNESEAKWEFTDGQILTLAPNGTTTTVGFDSYLYPMGTGPRQVAQLPKSANDMTVAQAIRAERLYQESGNRKQARKMKVRIQEKFTLPMACLVFGLIGSSLGAKPNTRTSRSQGFGISVVLILVYYVLSFGFSSLGVKGTLIPFVAAWSPVFISLFGGCVLLRQASR
- the chlP gene encoding geranylgeranyl reductase encodes the protein MLRVAVIGGGPSGSCAAETLAKAGIKTWIFERKLDNAKPCGGAIPLCMVSEFDLPEEIIDRKVRNMRMISPSNREVDISLDTVYGTQEENEYIGMCRREVMDAFMRNRAAELGATLINGLVTKIDTGAQRQGPYTLTYSDYSNGDATGETKTLEVDLLIGADGANSRVAKAMDAGDYNVAIAFQERIKLPEKEMSYYENLAEMYVGTDVSPDFYGWVFPKYDHVAVGTGTMQENQSLIKSLQEGVRERAKKRLVNGEVIKVEAHPIPEHPRPRRVVGRMALVGDAAGYVTKSSGEGIYFAAKSGRMCAEQVVESSQGGKIVPSEGELKKYLKKWDKKYGTTYKVLEILQNIFYTSDSAREAFVEMCDDKDVQRLTFDSYLYKRVVAMNPWQQIKLTFLTFGSVLRGRALAPARYKPVPSAVRNEEEVTAMLKVSTIKGGIKVGARKSSK
- a CDS encoding DUF309 domain-containing protein → MNTFSDEKPPLIEDPRFLKAVDLFNQKDWYSSHDFFEEIWHESHGPERITIQGILQVAVAQLHLESGNKNGATILYGEGLGRLRMNKSIDLGIDLESFCISVNQRLSLLQSGASIDESPVPSLKIRAAKD
- a CDS encoding NADPH-dependent assimilatory sulfite reductase hemoprotein subunit; the protein is MTAGDTALDKKVETRFSPCIATGSGTSKFEEFKEKSGYLQEPLASELSAKSDHFSNDALQLLKFHGSYQQDNRDNRKKGLGKDWQMMLRLRSPGGRIPASLFVELDNLSNALGNGTLRATTRQAFQMHGVSKANLKQVIGKILVSMGSTLAACGDITRNVMAPAAPYEKGSYPAARELANQIADLLSPKQAETSYLDLWVDGDLTYQIRPNIQVKKARAKQYEKGVFSGDKNEPLYGATYMPRKFKCAVTVPGDNSVDLLTNDVGLVAFTDSKGLLKGCNVYVGGGMGRTHNNDETFARAADPLGYIPGNYILELVQSILALQRDYGDRKTRRHARMKYLLHDQGIEWFKNELQKSYFKHEIKPLRPEPKDKLEDYLGWHRQGSRKWFVGIPLLSGRLEGGLKKGIREIVEKYQLEIRLTPNQDLLLCNIGGTQLSSIKEALASLGIKNPATPAAIKRHAIACPALPLCGLAITEAERSLPNILERIESQLKRLDINKTILVRMTGCPNGCARPYMAELALVGSGVDQYQLWLGGTPNLKRLAKPYIQKMPLKDLERTIEPLLINWKESGGRKSFGSHIKAIGDQAVLDLLSIEDKAP
- the ccsB gene encoding c-type cytochrome biogenesis protein CcsB; the protein is MNSLDLASVVGDPVIALGLVAFAVLLLALPFAFWAVGGSQSSSVVRVLIALANMALTTQLTLRWWQSGHFPISNLYESLCFLAWACTLTQLLVERNWPSPIVSAASTPMALIAVAFASFALPDRLQEASPLVPALRSSWLVMHVSVIMCSYAALLIGSLLSTAVLFTDRGEFLQLRGSSIGTGGFRKGTVVAGGASSDRNISLSSVELSRTEQLDSLSYRTITVGFLLLTVGLISGAVWANEAWGSWWSWDPKETWALICWLVYAAYLHTRLSRGWQGRRPAIVAVIGLFVIVVCYIGVNLLGIGLHSYGWFFGS
- the lptB gene encoding LPS export ABC transporter ATP-binding protein; its protein translation is MSLLLNKVALEIAGRPLVKDISLEIKPGEVVGLLGPNGAGKTTTFNLIIGLLRPDKGEVLLDGAEVSNLSMPNRARMGVGYLPQEPSVFRQLTVRQNLEVALAQSGLSGLMSRGLRDQLIEDFHLSPFMNRFGYQLSGGERRRCEVARALAVGTEGPKYLLLDEPFAGVDPMAVADLQGLIQSLRSRGMGILVTDHNVRETLAITDRSYILNEGGILSSGRSQNVANDPLVRRHYLGEDFRL
- the typA gene encoding translational GTPase TypA; this translates as MSVQTQSIRNIAIIAHVDHGKTTLVDALLSQSGIFRDNEAVPTCVMDSNDLERERGITILSKNTAVTYKGTKINIVDTPGHADFGGEVERVLGMVDGCLLIVDANEGPMPQTRFVLKKALEQGLRPIVFVNKIDRARVEPETAVDKVLDLFLELGADDDQCDFQYLFGSGLGGFAQPDMKTKSEDMQPLLDAILRHVPPPVGDQTKPLQIQITTLDYSDFLGRIIIGRVHNGMIKSGQNACLIKEKGTIKKGRISKLLGFEGLQRIEIEQAFAGDLVALAGFDDVNIGETIACPDEPKALPLIKVDEPTLQMTFVVNDSPFAGKEGKFVTSRQLRDRLKKELLTNVALRVDETDSPDRFAVSGRGELHLGILIETMRREGFEFQVSQPQVIFRTIDGTPCEPVETLVMDVPEQAVGACIEKLGVRRGEMQNMEAGGDGRTQLEFVVPSRGLIGFRGEFVRATRGEGIMSHSFFDYRPMIGEFETRRNGVLISFEEGTATFYALKNAEDRGQFFIKPGVKVYKGMIIGENNRPQDLEINVCKTKQLTNMRSAGAEELDTLQSPIEITLERALEYIGPDEMLEVTPQSIRLRKLPSKRMAKR
- a CDS encoding M15 family metallopeptidase translates to MARASTAQSIKRDEIPLAKRSSSRRWRGLSQLWLLVLMAFSVGGIVFTASLQKGFVLFGNTQKNTNTTAKELVEDRRLRGHFPYAEVDSSLLTEISPGLSVHIDTAKALRNMRNAASAAGVNLTLLSAYRSHELQRQIFFEIKSERNQTATERATVSAPPGHSEHSTGYAIDLGDATRPETHFETTFETTEAFRWLRNNAAKYHFIMSFPRNNPHKVSYEPWHWRFEGTAAALREFEEANRFTP